A stretch of the Vitreoscilla filiformis genome encodes the following:
- a CDS encoding tRNA-uridine aminocarboxypropyltransferase: protein MRPTCPRCCRPLRTCLCDLIRPVTPRTEVLILQHPEEVNQAKGSATLLALSLARCTVRVGERFDPLTLDADLHADGRCPVLLYPASPHEPAPPAPPDLPPDRLRLVVLDATWRKSRKLLHCNPGLQALPRLALTSVPPSRYAALRKAQVPAIQRSTLEATCGALVQLEPGLVASCGCLLAAFDVFVQRGQAHNATPTITEET, encoded by the coding sequence ATGCGCCCGACCTGCCCGCGTTGTTGCCGCCCGTTGCGCACCTGTTTGTGCGATTTGATTCGCCCCGTGACCCCGCGCACCGAGGTGCTGATCCTGCAACACCCCGAAGAAGTGAACCAAGCCAAAGGCAGCGCCACGCTGCTGGCGTTGAGCTTGGCGCGCTGCACGGTGCGCGTCGGGGAACGTTTCGATCCGCTGACCCTGGATGCCGATTTGCACGCCGATGGCCGCTGCCCGGTGCTGCTTTATCCGGCCAGCCCTCACGAGCCGGCCCCACCTGCGCCGCCCGATCTCCCCCCGGATCGGCTGCGTTTGGTGGTGCTGGATGCCACCTGGCGCAAGAGCCGAAAATTGCTGCACTGCAACCCGGGTTTGCAGGCGCTGCCACGCCTGGCGCTGACGAGTGTGCCGCCTTCGCGTTATGCTGCACTGCGCAAAGCTCAGGTTCCGGCCATACAACGCTCCACTTTGGAAGCCACTTGTGGGGCCTTGGTGCAGCTGGAACCGGGCCTGGTGGCGTCGTGCGGCTGCCTGCTGGCCGCGTTCGATGTGTTCGTGCAGCGTGGCCAGGCGCACAACGCCACCCCCACAATCACCGAGGAGACATGA